TTTCTCACAACTGCTCAAACAACAAAATTGACGCTGATTTCAAATCAAAACTCCAAACCCTCCTCTTTGACTTGTCTTCCAACGCCACCTCTAGATATGGATTTCAGACGCAAGAGGGAACGGCCTACGGCCTCTTCAGGTGCCGTATTGACATTCCTGCTCGCctctgtgaacaatgcataaaAAACGCAACGGACAGAATAACCTCGGACTGTGGTTTGGCTTATGCGGAGGCTGTAATATGGTACAATCACTGTTGGCTTCGCTATTCCGACAGAAATTTCTTCTCCACGTTCGAAAGAAGTCCGAGATTTGGGAATCTGAATATCAGCAACAGCAGTCCGATACAGTCCTCTGTAGCTTCTGAATTATCGAACCAGTTAGCTAAGGTGGCCATAATGACAGGGAACACTGATAACAAATTCGTAACAGATGAATCTCTGAGNTTNAACGACAAGCAAAGAGTGTACATTCTTGGTCAGTGCTCATCGGATCTATCAACCAATAGTTGCAGTGGGTGCCTCAGTGATGTGATTGGAACAGCAATTCCATGGAGCAGTTTGGGAAGCGTGGGTGGACGGGTTCTGTATCCGAGCTGTATTCTTCGCTTTGAATTGTTCCAGTTTTATGATCTCACGCTTACCAGACCATCTGCTGCTCCTCCTCCCTCACCaggtttttctatttctattcaCTATGATTCACATGCTAATAAAAGGAAGGACAATGatatatgtataataatatattcgACAATAATATTTtcccaacttttttttaataatttttttacaacaggacacgtgtcatcattttattggtacgtttgaatttatttttaaaaaaaNATagaaaaaaatccaagaatattgcattggatgaatttgaaattGGGAGAGAACCTAGTAACAAGAGCTTTGGAAACTGGTGTGGTAAGTTGTTTGAGTGTTTATTGTTATCATTAATAAATGTCTTCTTAGTATGGTTTTAATTGTTCAATTTCAGGttaatgttgatgttgatgttgatgttgatgttgatgttggtaCAATGAAGGATGAGAAAGACTTCAAGGATCaagcaagaggaaaaaataaagatgaaaaggCATCAACAAAGAAGGAACTTAAGAAAAATCGTAGAGAGCGATTTTTGGAAAGTTTACACGAGCAACAAAGTCTTGTTGTAGAACTTAAAAGGAGGGTTCTTGTGTTGGAGGAAGAGGTGGCATTCGAGAAACATAGACGAAGAAGACCACAGGATGGTGGAAACAATGTGCCACATGAAGAACCGTCCATATCCCCTAGAGGCATGTCCTTGGGAGGCATCAGTCCGGGCGGGATCCCGTTGGGAGGCCACTCCCAAGAAGGCATGTCCAGTGGTCGTCCTGAAATGAAGACATTTGTGAGGATGGGGTCACGAAGGCGTTACAAGAGTAGAGCGCTTAGGACTCCTTATGTATGATTGCTTAGGAAAAAGTTAGAGTgagatttgaaaatattttttaagatattgtAATATGCAGATTGTGTAGCATGaacaattattttgtaatttggaTCGTCTTTTGTTCAATGTTGTAAACATGGAAGTTgcctttattaagatatttgtattttaaatggGATTTGTGGTTGTGTTTGAATTATTGATGATTGAATATTGTAATGAAATGTAGCATTACTGGATTTCAATGATGAATGAAGCAATGCTTTGTTAAATATC
This region of Vigna radiata var. radiata cultivar VC1973A unplaced genomic scaffold, Vradiata_ver6 scaffold_360, whole genome shotgun sequence genomic DNA includes:
- the LOC106779591 gene encoding putative cysteine-rich receptor-like protein kinase 23, yielding MAWNLFKLIFFWITFFNLATRKATGAVQLIRDCSEERNNDNSTSQANLRTLLSSLSSNATANVNGFYNNTILGTNSFDTVYGLFMCRADLLSHACNDCVANATQTLSSDCSLSKSSLIWYDECMVRYSDHSFFSTMDTTPGYYMCNVANISSNPSTFMSLLTDTMKQTAKEAADSRNRYSTKQENLAEAQTLYCLAQCTQDLSLQQCSDCLHSAISSIPFWCDGKQGGRGLLPSCNIRYELYPFYRVTYEAPKGFVPETKYEHTDSEYSEDPGYISHNCSNNKIDADFKSKLQTLLFDLSSNATSRYGFQTQEGTAYGLFRCRIDIPARLCEQCIKNATDRITSDCGLAYAEAVIWYNHCWLRYSDRNFFSTFERSPRFGNLNISNSSPIQSSVASELSNQLAKVAIMTGNTDNKFVTDESLXXNDKQRVYILGQCSSDLSTNSCSGCLSDVIGTAIPWSSLGSVGGRVLYPSCILRFELFQFYDLTLTRPSAAPPPSPEKNPRILHWMNLKLGENLVTRALETGVVNVDVDVDVDVDVGTMKDEKDFKDQARGKNKDEKASTKKELKKNRRERFLESLHEQQSLVVELKRRVLVLEEEVAFEKHRRRRPQDGGNNVPHEEPSISPRGMSLGGISPGGIPLGGHSQEGMSSGRPEMKTFVRMGSRRRYKSRALRTPYV